From a region of the Paenibacillus sp. R14(2021) genome:
- a CDS encoding ABC transporter substrate-binding protein: MKKKSLSLLAAVTVLGLSACSSGGGNTNNTSGNTGGNAAANTTTNNQAANSGSDAAPTKVELKIFLGGLDRFREQFDGYFEKFAEKEKADKNIEVTFNSEYPGADNAPQILKTRLATGDVPDVFSLHAGNDMPTFNKAGYLTDLSDQPLAGKLIDGIKELVSVDNKVVAVPMESLSWGYLYNKQIFKDLGLTPPKTLTEMKAVVQKLKDNKVTPFLLSYKESWIPQLFLPLTVGGLVNSTHPDFMDKMNSDQGSFGDIKEMFDIIDLVNANGTDRAFEKGNDDGAADFANGKAAMWVQGTWDADSILKMNDKADFGVAPLPINDNPQSSRINVSVSTALSVPPNSKNKEVAIDLLNFILDDQASNDLYQSLKFNPVSKNHTFKPYPWVEDAAVFINQGLSYKDPAIPSAVKDESGKALQSYFDKKLSKEDVIKDLDKTWKEANATNK, encoded by the coding sequence ATGAAAAAGAAATCACTTTCGCTTCTGGCAGCGGTTACAGTGCTGGGCTTATCAGCCTGTTCGTCCGGCGGAGGCAATACAAACAACACATCCGGCAATACCGGGGGCAACGCGGCGGCAAATACAACGACGAACAATCAGGCAGCGAACAGCGGATCCGATGCAGCGCCTACGAAAGTCGAGCTGAAGATCTTCTTGGGCGGCCTTGACCGGTTCCGTGAACAATTCGACGGTTACTTCGAGAAATTCGCAGAGAAAGAGAAAGCGGACAAAAACATCGAAGTCACATTCAACTCGGAGTATCCAGGTGCCGACAACGCGCCGCAAATTTTGAAAACACGCCTCGCGACAGGCGACGTGCCTGACGTATTCAGCCTGCATGCGGGAAATGACATGCCGACGTTCAACAAAGCCGGCTATTTGACAGACCTGTCCGATCAACCGCTCGCGGGCAAGCTGATTGACGGCATCAAGGAACTTGTCTCGGTGGACAACAAAGTGGTTGCCGTACCGATGGAGAGCTTGTCCTGGGGTTACTTGTACAACAAACAAATCTTCAAAGATCTGGGCCTGACGCCGCCTAAGACGCTGACGGAAATGAAAGCGGTTGTGCAGAAGCTGAAAGACAACAAAGTTACGCCGTTCCTCCTCAGCTACAAGGAAAGCTGGATTCCGCAATTGTTCCTGCCGCTGACAGTCGGGGGCCTCGTGAACAGCACGCATCCGGACTTCATGGATAAAATGAACAGCGATCAAGGCAGCTTCGGCGACATCAAAGAAATGTTCGACATCATCGATCTGGTCAACGCGAACGGCACGGACCGCGCATTCGAGAAGGGCAACGACGACGGCGCCGCGGATTTCGCGAACGGCAAAGCAGCCATGTGGGTACAAGGCACTTGGGATGCGGACAGCATTCTGAAAATGAACGACAAAGCCGATTTCGGCGTCGCTCCGCTGCCGATCAACGACAATCCGCAATCGTCGCGTATCAACGTTTCGGTCTCCACGGCACTGTCCGTACCGCCGAACAGCAAGAACAAAGAAGTGGCGATCGACCTGCTTAACTTCATCTTGGACGACCAAGCATCGAATGACCTGTATCAAAGCCTGAAATTCAACCCGGTTTCCAAAAATCATACATTCAAGCCTTACCCATGGGTAGAAGATGCAGCGGTATTCATTAACCAAGGCCTGTCCTACAAAGATCCTGCGATCCCATCTGCGGTTAAGGATGAGTCCGGAAAGGCGCTCCAATCCTACTTCGACAAGAAACTGTCCAAGGAAGACGTCATTAAGGACTTGGACAAAACGTGGAAGGAAGCTAACGCAACCAATAAATAA
- a CDS encoding carbohydrate ABC transporter permease, with protein MRSRRSKANLSLILFVLPAFILYLLFLVIPMLKGSYFSFTNWNGLNKSYDFVGIKNFVEALRDDHDFRSAIWFTAKYVIFAVVFQNVVALLLAMLIESRKKGKGFFRTIFFMPNMLSIIISTFMWVFVFSKVIPALSEYAALKFLDLSWLGDPNVSFWTILIVSLWGGVGTLMLIYMAAIQGIPQHLKEAAIIDGAQPIHMLRYITLPLIVHALTICIFLTLNSSFKVYDLVYALTGGGPGRGTQVITMNILEEAYQGNNRYGYASAKAIILFLIILVITMIQVSIMKKREVEA; from the coding sequence ATGAGGAGCCGACGCAGTAAAGCCAACCTGTCGTTAATTTTGTTCGTGCTGCCTGCTTTTATTCTCTACCTGCTGTTTCTAGTCATCCCGATGCTGAAAGGCTCATATTTCAGTTTCACGAACTGGAACGGACTTAACAAATCCTACGACTTCGTCGGCATCAAGAACTTCGTCGAGGCACTTCGCGACGATCATGATTTCCGTTCGGCGATTTGGTTTACAGCGAAGTATGTGATCTTCGCCGTCGTGTTCCAGAATGTCGTGGCGCTGCTGCTGGCCATGCTGATCGAATCCCGCAAGAAGGGGAAAGGGTTCTTCCGGACGATCTTCTTCATGCCGAACATGCTCAGCATCATCATCAGTACGTTCATGTGGGTGTTCGTCTTCTCGAAGGTTATTCCCGCTTTATCCGAATATGCCGCGCTGAAGTTTCTGGACTTGTCCTGGCTCGGCGATCCGAATGTCTCGTTCTGGACGATTCTGATCGTATCGCTCTGGGGCGGCGTCGGCACGCTCATGCTCATCTATATGGCGGCCATCCAAGGCATCCCGCAGCATTTGAAGGAAGCCGCGATCATTGACGGCGCGCAGCCGATCCACATGCTTCGGTATATTACGCTGCCGCTGATCGTACATGCGCTCACGATCTGTATCTTCCTGACCCTGAACAGCTCCTTCAAAGTGTACGATCTGGTCTACGCCTTGACGGGCGGCGGTCCGGGACGGGGCACGCAGGTTATTACGATGAACATTCTCGAAGAAGCTTACCAAGGCAACAATCGGTACGGTTATGCCAGCGCCAAAGCGATCATTCTCTTCCTGATTATCCTTGTCATCACCATGATTCAAGTGTCGATCATGAAGAAACGCGAGGTGGAAGCATGA
- a CDS encoding helix-turn-helix domain-containing protein, with product MKVVIIDDEFWTRDSIKRLADWERFGIDVIEEAEEGLSGLRIIEEIRPDLVITDMRMRGMDGVELLQKLTEDYPFVRKIVISGFDDFTYTKQAILSKVDEYILKPVQAEELNRALEKAVLELRISRGLHAAQPLDKEVMGVVTAYKEQLTRHFQELQLEAVRDCFEALGTVLKTRIEIEVSPGLFHLLYKHFMLLLDELSAKAGIDPSTAMPEQAASFFVTDFTPLTQWIGMLSSAYTSVLEQTIQLRKSKNRIDIEDIRQFIDRSYPEPITLESIAGRYFVSKEHLSRMFKQVTGSTVMDYIITKRIEEANRLLQASVSIKNAAEAVGYTDLTYFHRIFKKITGVTPAQARREPQET from the coding sequence ATGAAGGTGGTCATTATCGACGATGAATTTTGGACACGCGACAGCATCAAGCGGCTCGCGGATTGGGAGCGCTTCGGCATCGATGTTATCGAGGAAGCGGAAGAAGGGCTGAGCGGCCTGCGCATTATCGAGGAGATTCGCCCGGACCTCGTCATTACGGATATGCGGATGCGCGGGATGGATGGCGTAGAGCTGCTGCAGAAGCTGACGGAGGACTATCCATTCGTCCGCAAGATCGTCATCAGCGGCTTCGACGACTTTACCTATACGAAGCAGGCGATCCTCTCGAAGGTCGATGAATATATTCTGAAGCCCGTGCAGGCGGAAGAGCTGAACCGGGCGCTGGAGAAGGCGGTGCTGGAGCTCCGGATATCGAGAGGGCTCCATGCGGCGCAGCCGCTTGACAAGGAGGTCATGGGCGTCGTGACGGCGTACAAGGAGCAGTTGACGCGGCATTTTCAAGAACTGCAGCTGGAGGCGGTCCGGGACTGCTTCGAGGCGCTCGGAACGGTGCTGAAGACACGCATCGAGATCGAGGTATCGCCGGGCTTGTTCCATCTGCTGTACAAGCATTTCATGTTGCTGCTTGACGAGCTTTCCGCGAAGGCAGGCATAGATCCGTCGACGGCGATGCCGGAGCAGGCGGCGTCCTTCTTCGTGACGGATTTTACGCCGTTAACTCAGTGGATCGGCATGCTCAGCTCGGCTTATACGTCCGTGCTGGAGCAGACGATTCAGCTGCGCAAGAGCAAGAACCGGATCGATATCGAGGATATTCGGCAGTTCATCGACCGATCCTACCCCGAGCCGATCACGCTGGAGTCGATCGCCGGACGCTACTTCGTCAGTAAAGAGCATCTGTCGCGCATGTTCAAGCAGGTTACGGGTTCGACGGTCATGGACTACATCATCACGAAACGCATCGAAGAAGCGAACCGGCTGCTGCAGGCTTCTGTCTCGATCAAGAATGCGGCGGAGGCGGTAGGATATACGGACCTAACGTATTTTCATCGTATATTCAAGAAAATAACAGGAGTTACGCCTGCCCAAGCAAGACGGGAACCGCAGGAAACTTAA
- a CDS encoding sensor histidine kinase, giving the protein MAFTMAEKALRAIVRPFQKSLRYKLMLMMVLIAVLPLSMVTLFATKTTKHSLTAEVVRSNESRMEWAAKYFDEKFDQLQAVTYSLLLDSTLFPNANGGAALSAGSSSFVKQYTIDKLKSLYSANNRNLVQVSLYLKSQNRLYVVDKDAGISTDQLQTPHVDWGMLGATHQSVSWLFNNQQNTFSIVRSMNRFSDRDVLGGVTLEVRWKMMKSVLDMVRSESNSEVYLADAAGNIMYNPYTPHTLTDKEMLKEVIAGPAGAGYTESKNGFLFYQPTVSGQLWIVKFIPIQYVTKGASSTLNFSLFTAIAFAIVAIAVSVLIAYFTTKPIIRLTKSMKAVEIQNFDVGLREPGSDEIGTLERRFNSMLSRIKELIQTEYKAKIEKRTAQVKAMQAQINPHFLHNALQAIGGIALSRNVPEINDHVRAISDLFRYTIRMKADLVLVADELEHVNNYLQIQKLRFQDMITFTIDVDEDCLACRIPKFSLQPIVENCFMHGLEGKMDAWTIAIRVEKVLDEIEIDIADNGSGIKEERLIEIRRQLGAATDGLENGDGMGMSNVNARIKLLFGDEYGLFISSEEHAGTTVKLLIPVLEEGEPV; this is encoded by the coding sequence ATGGCATTTACGATGGCGGAGAAAGCATTACGGGCGATCGTGCGTCCTTTTCAGAAGAGTCTCCGGTACAAGCTTATGCTCATGATGGTGCTCATTGCGGTGCTGCCCCTGTCGATGGTTACCTTGTTCGCGACGAAGACGACGAAGCATTCTCTCACGGCGGAGGTTGTCCGCTCGAACGAATCCCGGATGGAATGGGCGGCCAAATATTTTGACGAGAAATTCGATCAGCTGCAGGCCGTGACGTACTCGCTTCTCCTTGACAGCACGCTGTTCCCGAACGCGAACGGCGGTGCGGCTCTAAGTGCAGGCTCATCCTCGTTCGTTAAGCAATACACGATTGATAAATTGAAATCGCTTTACAGCGCGAACAACAGGAACCTGGTGCAGGTGTCGCTGTACTTGAAGTCGCAGAACCGCTTATATGTTGTGGACAAGGACGCGGGCATCTCGACGGACCAGCTGCAGACGCCGCATGTCGATTGGGGCATGCTGGGGGCGACGCATCAGAGCGTGAGCTGGTTGTTCAACAACCAGCAGAATACATTCTCCATTGTGCGCAGCATGAACCGCTTCTCCGACCGAGATGTGCTCGGGGGCGTAACCCTCGAAGTCCGCTGGAAGATGATGAAGAGCGTGCTCGACATGGTCCGCTCCGAATCGAACAGCGAAGTGTATCTGGCGGACGCGGCAGGCAACATCATGTACAACCCCTACACGCCTCATACGCTGACCGATAAGGAAATGCTCAAAGAGGTGATAGCCGGCCCCGCAGGCGCCGGCTATACGGAATCGAAAAATGGCTTCTTGTTCTACCAGCCGACCGTATCGGGTCAGCTCTGGATCGTGAAGTTCATCCCCATCCAGTACGTAACCAAGGGGGCGTCCTCCACGCTGAACTTCAGCTTGTTCACGGCAATTGCCTTCGCCATCGTGGCGATTGCGGTTTCCGTGCTCATCGCCTACTTCACGACGAAGCCGATCATCCGCTTGACCAAGTCGATGAAAGCGGTCGAGATTCAGAATTTCGACGTCGGCCTTCGGGAGCCGGGAAGCGACGAAATCGGAACGCTGGAGCGGCGTTTTAATTCCATGCTCAGCCGGATCAAGGAGCTTATACAAACGGAGTACAAAGCCAAGATCGAGAAGCGGACCGCACAGGTGAAGGCGATGCAGGCGCAGATCAATCCGCATTTTCTGCATAATGCCCTTCAAGCGATCGGCGGAATCGCTTTGTCGCGCAACGTGCCGGAGATCAACGACCATGTCCGGGCGATCAGCGATCTGTTCCGGTACACCATTCGGATGAAGGCCGATCTCGTCTTGGTGGCGGACGAGCTGGAACATGTGAATAATTATTTGCAAATCCAGAAGCTGCGGTTCCAGGACATGATTACCTTTACCATCGATGTGGATGAAGATTGCTTAGCCTGCCGCATTCCGAAGTTTTCGCTGCAGCCGATCGTCGAGAACTGCTTTATGCACGGACTTGAAGGCAAGATGGACGCTTGGACGATTGCGATTCGGGTGGAAAAGGTGCTGGACGAGATCGAGATTGATATCGCGGATAACGGGTCGGGCATCAAGGAGGAGCGTCTGATTGAAATTCGCAGGCAGCTCGGCGCGGCTACGGACGGACTGGAGAATGGAGACGGCATGGGGATGAGCAACGTGAATGCGAGAATTAAGCTGCTATTCGGCGATGAATACGGCTTGTTTATCTCGAGCGAGGAGCATGCGGGTACGACGGTCAAGCTGTTGATTCCCGTACTCGAGGAAGGGGAACCGGTATGA